In the Maridesulfovibrio ferrireducens genome, one interval contains:
- a CDS encoding tandem-95 repeat protein → NDGNNGYTRENFIYTVTDPDGAESSAYLSMDIRGENDKPTIDLDGDAHLEMTFVKESASFINIFGVYQVDADGNNPSDPQVFINDQNALTTGSDHVLGTLPEGHSYQYFLISDGGRNYPDLADNELSFTFGDDGKMLLNVNGVPSTKSVYFSQTENNPDTLDGRTETSGNVAKDGTPAPGHFIIENDGDTTIIRMEDVRNGGDKDYLDVVVRLSPAEASDGTGYQATFIEDAGQVYVASAGLTIADVDSTTMTTAEIVLTNAMDGDLLRVGNLPENITSSTTEVDGKIIVTLSAAEGYTASPADFENAIRSVSFYNNSETPDTADRIITVTVNDDHNDISNTATSTISVIARNDAPALLNIHDDTASEAYNDDTVAPSTGNLLEHATDAEDTDYSDEGSSTTQLNIVNISFTDDEDHSHNQQVANDGSDSTIEGKYGTLTVSADGSYSYTADKQATDALSDDSGATETFKYTVTDSDGARTTAKLTFDIEGINDAPEIKFSALDDSADLITNGSFETLNNGNSIPDEDWGRGTGPVGWEMDEGNHWEVMSGNRHGIIGATDGDNVLDMAVGKGEAMVISQNIEGLSTGQYILELDMFDRGQNLKQPDSGNIDVLWNNEVIATFNPGSTEFETGRVLINIPEDTTSGKLTLASHNADDYGNVIDNIRMHAVSELPSSDDPAVNIAENSKAGSFVASVAGIDPEGDALTYSISGDDASNFDIDPNTGEISLSDTAEINYEDADHNKFEITVTVDDGKTTSSDDLTINVTNVNEAPTARHIDLGSINEDAQNDDGSASSIHITQETLLAGSIDPEGDTLSIENLSLAKGEGNLVANDDGTWTFTPAENWNGDVEFSYDVKDADFTATQTAGLTVAAVNDGPELSFTSSTYAEIDASHNFILNGSFETLNNGNSIPNEDWGRGTGPSEWVMDEGNHWEVMSGNRHGIIGATDGDNVLDMSVGAGEAMVISQNIEGLSEGQYILELDMFDRGQNLKQPDSGNIDVLWNNVVIATFNPDNIDFETASVILDIPAGTTEGTLQLVSHNADDYGNVIDNIRMHAITEIETVNSSDDTAITIAETAGTADHASIVATAIGSDIDSTDLTFSMKDSSSKLSINENTGEIYINDGETLEKGSDYTLDITVTDGDGGSTTKTLSIHVNDAPTIDLSQAYDIDAIDTSDSWGYNALGTYYLNEAGEPVATNVLYGYADEHGSDSEHALNVHKTGDLLEHVESGQTPHFFVLNSVGTDGDRTGPGFNENSEITFTKDDTGQWWGTGVNDNGDAMSFKAYFDDVSLNNDGQERFKVDSTDDGETRVYDFEEYNGHANDGDDVSFSVHNTVDNDDGYTTTFSVDGDSVSVAGNIAIGDSDSSQMSGAVVTLQDAQSGDELSVDTLPDGITYSINTVDGNIVVTLTGNGSTADYESAIKAISFDNDSSDMNTAPRTVTVQITDAEGSISEGSNVATSTINVEAATDAPIINYDVTGQEVIFNSDQASYRNMLGVYTLDENGNPSNPRIIMDNSRTEIHGSTLETFAADENIRFFFIPNIANKANLITNAAALSFKYNHKDIPELCVTDDKGHDKIVDVKFAHEGFNPANEESGYLFGNDQDDSQYNHGTNIEHMESVHVDNGESLNIRMDDQFNNHHQHRPVGGDDDDFTDIVVTVNGTDNGVFNGGSGDDIAYGGKGDDHLSGHAGNDQLVGGIGNDVLDGGAGADKLFGGDGNDHLSGGSGNDIFIAGTGDNYIVTGEGADKILIDKSFIGDDSANPTTITISDFSVDDLGTGMDKISLGDGLHAESAKYVGPSGSDAGHTEIIFSDGIDSNGTEDIVVKLMGIELTDIGYTSNDHIQSGNDAIDHLIQNIIDHPETNS, encoded by the coding sequence GACCCTCAAGTTTTTATAAACGATCAGAATGCGCTGACCACTGGTTCAGACCATGTCCTTGGAACTTTACCCGAAGGACATTCCTATCAGTATTTTCTGATTTCAGACGGAGGTAGAAACTACCCGGACCTTGCAGACAATGAACTTTCTTTCACTTTCGGTGACGATGGGAAAATGCTTCTTAATGTAAATGGAGTACCGTCAACTAAATCTGTTTATTTTTCCCAAACGGAAAACAATCCGGATACTCTTGATGGTCGCACTGAAACGTCAGGTAACGTCGCGAAAGATGGAACTCCGGCTCCCGGTCATTTCATTATTGAAAATGACGGAGACACAACCATCATCCGTATGGAAGATGTAAGAAACGGCGGAGATAAAGATTACTTAGACGTAGTCGTCCGCCTCAGCCCAGCCGAAGCATCAGACGGAACAGGATATCAGGCAACCTTTATTGAAGATGCAGGCCAAGTATATGTAGCGTCGGCAGGACTCACCATTGCCGACGTAGACAGCACAACAATGACCACGGCCGAAATTGTGCTGACCAACGCCATGGACGGAGATCTGTTGCGTGTAGGTAACCTACCGGAAAACATCACATCTTCCACAACAGAAGTTGACGGCAAGATTATAGTTACCCTGTCAGCGGCTGAAGGATATACAGCCTCCCCTGCTGACTTTGAAAACGCTATCCGCTCAGTATCATTTTATAATAACAGCGAAACTCCAGATACGGCTGACCGTATTATCACTGTCACTGTTAACGATGATCATAATGATATCAGCAACACTGCGACATCCACTATCTCGGTTATCGCCAGAAACGATGCTCCGGCACTGCTTAACATACACGACGACACTGCCTCTGAAGCCTACAACGACGACACTGTCGCCCCTTCCACAGGCAACCTGCTTGAACACGCCACTGATGCCGAAGACACGGACTACAGCGACGAAGGCAGCAGTACAACCCAGCTGAACATAGTTAATATTTCATTCACTGATGATGAAGACCACTCCCACAACCAGCAAGTTGCGAATGACGGCAGTGACTCAACTATCGAAGGAAAATACGGAACTCTTACCGTCAGTGCCGATGGAAGTTACTCTTACACCGCAGATAAACAAGCGACCGATGCTCTCTCAGATGACAGCGGCGCAACTGAAACTTTCAAATATACCGTTACCGACAGTGACGGAGCCCGCACAACCGCCAAGCTGACCTTCGACATTGAAGGGATAAACGATGCACCGGAAATAAAATTTTCCGCATTGGACGACTCCGCAGACCTAATCACAAACGGAAGTTTTGAGACCCTTAACAACGGGAACTCCATTCCGGATGAAGATTGGGGCAGAGGAACCGGTCCCGTCGGCTGGGAAATGGATGAGGGTAATCACTGGGAAGTTATGAGCGGAAACCGTCACGGCATCATCGGTGCTACTGACGGAGACAACGTCCTTGATATGGCTGTAGGCAAAGGCGAAGCTATGGTCATTTCACAAAACATAGAAGGACTTAGCACAGGGCAATATATTCTTGAACTGGATATGTTCGACAGAGGACAGAACTTAAAGCAACCGGACAGCGGTAACATAGACGTCCTCTGGAACAATGAAGTTATTGCAACTTTCAATCCCGGCTCCACCGAATTTGAAACGGGACGGGTTCTTATAAATATTCCCGAAGACACAACTTCAGGTAAACTTACTCTGGCATCCCATAATGCAGATGATTACGGAAACGTAATCGACAATATCCGCATGCACGCTGTAAGCGAACTTCCCTCTTCTGACGACCCTGCTGTAAACATAGCGGAAAATTCAAAGGCAGGCAGTTTTGTGGCAAGCGTTGCAGGAATAGATCCTGAAGGTGACGCTCTGACATACAGTATATCAGGAGATGATGCCTCCAATTTTGACATTGATCCTAATACTGGGGAAATCAGTTTATCTGACACAGCTGAAATCAACTATGAAGATGCGGATCATAACAAATTTGAAATCACGGTAACGGTCGATGATGGTAAAACAACTTCATCTGATGATTTGACCATCAACGTAACCAACGTAAACGAAGCGCCTACAGCAAGACATATAGATCTGGGCAGCATAAACGAAGATGCACAAAACGACGACGGCTCGGCAAGTTCCATTCACATAACTCAAGAGACCCTGCTTGCCGGATCAATTGATCCCGAAGGAGACACTCTCAGCATTGAAAATCTGTCTCTGGCGAAAGGCGAAGGTAATCTGGTTGCCAATGATGATGGAACATGGACTTTCACTCCGGCAGAAAACTGGAACGGAGATGTTGAGTTCAGCTATGATGTCAAAGATGCAGATTTCACGGCTACGCAAACAGCAGGCCTCACAGTTGCTGCTGTAAACGACGGCCCTGAACTTAGCTTTACCAGTTCAACTTACGCGGAAATAGATGCTTCCCATAACTTCATCCTCAACGGAAGCTTTGAGACCCTTAACAACGGTAACTCCATTCCGAATGAAGATTGGGGCAGAGGAACCGGACCATCTGAATGGGTCATGGATGAGGGTAACCACTGGGAAGTTATGAGCGGAAACCGTCACGGCATCATCGGTGCCACTGACGGAGACAACGTTCTTGATATGAGCGTCGGTGCCGGTGAAGCTATGGTCATTTCGCAAAATATTGAAGGACTTAGTGAAGGACAATATATTCTTGAACTGGATATGTTCGACAGAGGACAGAATTTAAAGCAACCGGACAGCGGTAATATAGACGTCCTCTGGAACAATGTAGTTATTGCAACTTTCAACCCCGATAATATTGATTTTGAAACCGCAAGTGTAATCCTCGACATTCCTGCCGGAACAACCGAGGGAACATTACAACTGGTATCCCATAATGCAGATGATTACGGAAACGTTATCGACAACATCCGCATGCACGCCATCACTGAAATTGAGACCGTCAACAGCAGCGATGACACAGCTATAACTATAGCGGAAACAGCCGGAACTGCAGATCATGCCAGCATTGTAGCCACAGCAATCGGTTCTGATATAGACAGCACCGATCTTACTTTCAGCATGAAAGATTCATCAAGCAAGCTCTCGATTAATGAAAATACCGGTGAAATATACATCAATGACGGAGAAACCCTCGAAAAGGGTAGCGATTACACATTAGATATCACTGTTACTGACGGCGACGGTGGCTCGACCACAAAAACTCTCAGCATCCATGTCAATGACGCGCCAACCATCGACCTGAGTCAGGCTTACGACATTGACGCAATAGATACCAGTGACTCATGGGGATACAATGCCCTTGGAACTTACTATCTGAATGAAGCTGGAGAGCCCGTTGCAACCAACGTTCTTTACGGCTACGCAGATGAACATGGTTCTGACAGCGAGCATGCTTTAAACGTGCATAAAACCGGAGACCTGCTTGAGCATGTCGAAAGCGGACAAACTCCGCACTTCTTCGTTCTCAACAGTGTAGGCACAGACGGTGACAGAACCGGCCCCGGATTCAACGAAAATTCTGAAATAACTTTCACTAAAGACGATACTGGTCAGTGGTGGGGAACAGGTGTCAACGACAACGGCGACGCCATGAGTTTCAAAGCCTACTTTGATGACGTAAGCCTCAACAATGACGGACAGGAAAGGTTCAAAGTTGACTCTACCGACGACGGAGAGACAAGAGTTTACGACTTTGAAGAATATAACGGTCACGCTAATGACGGCGATGATGTCAGCTTTTCTGTCCATAACACTGTCGACAATGATGATGGATACACAACAACATTCTCAGTGGATGGAGACTCCGTATCGGTTGCCGGTAACATCGCAATCGGCGATTCAGACTCCAGCCAGATGAGCGGAGCTGTTGTAACGCTGCAAGATGCTCAGTCCGGGGATGAGCTCTCAGTTGACACTCTGCCGGACGGAATAACTTATTCAATAAACACCGTAGATGGTAATATCGTCGTTACGTTAACAGGTAACGGCAGTACGGCAGATTACGAAAGCGCGATTAAAGCTATCAGCTTTGATAATGATTCAAGCGACATGAACACAGCTCCGCGCACGGTAACCGTACAAATAACCGATGCAGAAGGCTCAATATCCGAAGGAAGCAATGTCGCAACTTCGACTATCAATGTTGAGGCTGCAACCGATGCTCCGATCATTAACTATGATGTAACCGGACAGGAAGTTATCTTTAACTCCGATCAGGCCAGCTACCGGAATATGCTCGGAGTCTATACGCTTGATGAAAACGGGAATCCTTCCAATCCCAGAATCATCATGGATAACAGTCGCACGGAAATACATGGCAGCACGCTCGAAACTTTTGCTGCGGATGAGAACATCCGATTCTTCTTCATACCGAATATTGCCAACAAAGCGAATCTCATTACCAATGCTGCAGCGCTATCTTTTAAATACAACCACAAAGATATTCCTGAATTGTGTGTCACGGACGATAAAGGACATGATAAAATAGTCGACGTCAAATTTGCACACGAAGGATTCAATCCTGCAAACGAAGAGTCCGGCTACCTATTCGGTAATGACCAAGACGATTCACAGTACAATCACGGTACAAATATTGAACACATGGAATCAGTTCATGTGGATAACGGCGAATCTTTAAATATCAGAATGGACGACCAGTTCAACAATCATCATCAACATAGACCGGTTGGCGGAGATGATGATGACTTTACTGACATCGTTGTAACTGTGAACGGAACCGACAACGGAGTCTTTAACGGCGGAAGCGGTGACGACATTGCGTACGGCGGAAAAGGCGATGACCATCTCAGTGGTCATGCCGGAAACGATCAGTTAGTCGGCGGCATCGGAAACGATGTTCTCGATGGCGGCGCAGGGGCAGATAAACTGTTCGGCGGCGACGGCAACGACCACCTTTCCGGTGGAAGCGGCAACGATATCTTTATTGCCGGAACAGGTGACAATTATATAGTTACCGGAGAAGGCGCAGACAAAATACTCATCGATAAATCCTTTATCGGTGACGACAGCGCAAACCCGACGACCATAACCATCTCTGATTTCAGCGTTGATGACCTCGGCACTGGTATGGATAAGATATCCTTAGGTGATGGACTACACGCGGAATCAGCTAAATACGTCGGTCCATCAGGAAGCGATGCAGGGCACACAGAAATAATCTTCAGCGACGGCATTGATAGCAACGGAACAGAAGACATCGTTGTAAAACTTATGGGAATTGAGTTGACGGATATAGGTTATACTTCAAATGACCATATTCAGTCCGGAAACGACGCAATAGACCATCTCATTCAGAACATAATTGACCATCCAGAAACAAACAGCTAA
- a CDS encoding TolC family outer membrane protein — MKKTILLILILTLFTFNIAHAEIDGTVSLKESVIEAVKQHPKIKSLLFNRQAVDETLSAALGRFFPSLDASSSVGLQNYDSAATRTLNRNTDSNGASDNSLTLTQNIFDGMERISQYDREKARLESAKQRLFDNVETVALDAIRTHINVLRERKLMSLAEKNIQDHQDVLSNISERVTAGAGNRADEMQAKGRVARAEITLVTYTGDLQTVEAEYLRVVGKRPKALAPTEYMESMAPTTMDSVLSQTLENNPKIKVAKAEISVAEESKGVIQARMYPDVNLKLSSRYTDQLDGSKTYLQDNRAMVGISWNLFSGGTDYKDAKAADSRVKEVEADLQDTSDDLTRQVATAWSEFQTASHQIRLHEEALQYSIESRDMYLMQFNVGQRSLLDVLDAINEVFSNSVLLETARSNQIFSIYKFLTLQGTLVNTLEVATATYDTIPE; from the coding sequence ATGAAAAAAACTATCCTACTCATACTGATTTTAACTCTGTTCACGTTCAATATCGCCCATGCAGAAATCGACGGAACTGTTTCTTTAAAGGAAAGTGTCATTGAAGCGGTTAAACAACATCCTAAAATTAAATCCCTACTCTTCAATCGTCAGGCCGTAGACGAAACTCTCTCGGCTGCTCTGGGACGTTTTTTCCCTTCACTTGATGCATCATCAAGCGTGGGCCTGCAAAATTACGACAGTGCTGCCACCAGAACTTTAAACCGAAACACTGATTCTAACGGAGCTTCGGACAACTCACTGACATTAACCCAAAACATCTTTGATGGTATGGAACGCATAAGTCAGTATGACCGTGAAAAAGCTCGACTGGAGTCAGCAAAACAACGACTTTTCGATAATGTTGAAACAGTAGCCCTCGATGCTATCCGCACACACATCAATGTTCTGCGGGAACGCAAACTTATGAGTCTGGCTGAAAAAAACATTCAAGACCACCAAGATGTTTTAAGTAATATTTCAGAAAGGGTTACAGCCGGAGCAGGTAATAGAGCTGATGAAATGCAGGCAAAAGGACGTGTAGCAAGAGCGGAAATAACCCTTGTTACATACACCGGTGACTTGCAGACAGTTGAAGCTGAATACCTCCGGGTTGTCGGCAAAAGACCAAAAGCCCTTGCCCCTACGGAATATATGGAAAGTATGGCTCCAACCACTATGGACTCAGTCCTGAGCCAGACTTTGGAGAACAACCCTAAAATCAAAGTCGCTAAAGCTGAAATCTCAGTTGCCGAAGAAAGCAAAGGGGTTATTCAGGCCCGCATGTATCCTGACGTTAATCTCAAACTCAGCTCCCGTTACACAGATCAACTGGACGGATCAAAAACATATTTACAAGACAACCGCGCAATGGTCGGTATTTCCTGGAATCTTTTTAGCGGCGGTACTGATTACAAAGACGCCAAGGCCGCTGACTCACGTGTTAAAGAAGTAGAGGCTGACCTTCAGGATACCAGTGATGACCTCACTCGTCAGGTCGCAACAGCATGGAGCGAATTCCAGACCGCCTCACACCAGATAAGACTTCATGAAGAAGCTCTTCAGTACAGCATTGAATCTCGCGATATGTATCTTATGCAGTTTAATGTAGGACAGCGCAGCCTTCTTGATGTTCTTGACGCAATCAACGAAGTATTCAGTAACAGCGTTTTGCTTGAAACAGCCCGAAGCAATCAGATATTCAGTATTTACAAATTCCTTACACTTCAAGGCACACTTGTGAATACGCTGGAAGTTGCCACGGCCACATACGATACTATTCCTGAATAA